The following proteins come from a genomic window of Ammospiza nelsoni isolate bAmmNel1 chromosome 6, bAmmNel1.pri, whole genome shotgun sequence:
- the KCNJ11 gene encoding ATP-sensitive inward rectifier potassium channel 11, with amino-acid sequence MLSRKGIIPEEYVLTRLAEDVPDHARYRARERRARFVGKNGACNVAHKNIREQGRFLQDVFTTLVDLKWPHTLLIFTMSFLCSWLLFGMVWWLIAFAHGDLDHSTRLQRDPAEGTAGSAAAFVPCVTSIHSFTSAFLFSIEVQVTIGFGGRMVTEECPAAILVLIVQNIVGLVINAIMLGCIFMKTSQAHRRAETLIFSKHAVIALREGRLCFMLRVGDLRKSMIISATIRMQVVKKTASLEGEVVPLNQIDIQMENPVGGNSIFLVSPLIIYHVIDKNSPLYDISPMNLHHHEDLEIIVILEGVVETTGITTQARTSYLADEILWGQRFVPIVAEEDGRYSVDYSKFGNTVKVPTPSCTARQLEEDKSIMDAMPLSPKGTIRKRSVKLKPKFTISEEPS; translated from the coding sequence ATGCTCTCGAGGAAGGGCATCATCCCCGAGGAGTACGTGCTGACCCGGCTGGCCGAGGATGTGCCCGATCACGCCCGGTACCGCGCTCGGGAGAGGCGGGCGCGCTTCGTGGGCAAGAACGGCGCCTGCAATGTGGCCCACAAGAACATCCGCGAGCAGGGGCGCTTCCTGCAGGACGTCTTCACCACCCTGGTGGACCTCAAGTGGCCGCACACGCTGCTCATCTTcaccatgtccttcctgtgcagcTGGCTGCTCTTCGGCATGGTCTGGTGGCTCATCGCCTTCGCGCACGGGGACCTGGACCACAGCACCCGGCTGCAGCGGGACCCCGCCGAGGGGACGGCGGGCTCTGCGGCCGCCTTCGTGCCCTGCGTGACCAGCATCCACTCCTTCACCTCCGCCTTCCTCTTCTCCATCGAGGTGCAGGTGACCATCGGCTTCGGGGGGCGCATGGTGACGGAGGAGTGCCCGGCCGCCATCCTGGTGCTGATCGTGCAGAACATCGTGGGGCTGGTGATCAACGCCATCATGCTGGGCTGCATCTTCATGAAGACGTCGCAGGCGCACCGGCGGGCCGAGACCCTCATCTTCAGCAAGCACGCGGTGATCGCGCTGCGGGAGGGCCGGCTCTGCTTCATGCTGAGGGTGGGCGACCTCCGCAAGAGCATGATCATCAGTGCCACCATCCGCATGCAGGTGGTGAAGAAGACGGCCAGCCTGGAGGGCGAGGTGGTGCCCCTCAACCAGATCGACATCCAGATGGAGAACCCCGTGGGGGGCAACAGCATCTTCCTGGTGTCCCCGCTCATCATCTACCACGTGATAGACAAGAACAGCCCCCTCTACGACATCTCCCCCATGAACCTGCACCACCACGAGGACCTGGAGATCATCGTCATCCTGGAAGGGGTGGTGGAGACCACCGGCATCACCACGCAGGCCAGAACCTCCTACCTGGCGGACGAGATCCTCTGGGGCCAAAGGTTTGTGCCCATCGTGGCGGAGGAGGACGGGCGGTACTCGGTGGACTACTCCAAATTCGGCAACACGGTGAAAGTGCCCACGCCGTCGTGCACCGcccggcagctggaggaggacaAGAGCATCATGGACGCCATGCCGCTGTCCCCCAAGGGCACCATCAGGAAAAGGTCTGTCAAGCTAAAGCCCAAGTTTACCATAAGCGAGGAGCCTTCCTGA